The following are encoded in a window of Elusimicrobiota bacterium genomic DNA:
- the rplL gene encoding 50S ribosomal protein L7/L12, with the protein MATMTKDQIVDAISTLTVMELADLVKGIEDKFGVKAAPAMGMAMAAAPAAGGAAAAAEEKTEFTVVLKALSDPAKKISVIKVVRELTGLGLKESKDLVEGAPKTVKENVDKKSADEMNKKLTEAGGVVELK; encoded by the coding sequence ATGGCAACAATGACAAAGGACCAGATAGTTGACGCTATTTCCACCCTTACCGTGATGGAACTGGCTGACCTAGTAAAAGGCATCGAAGACAAGTTCGGAGTGAAAGCCGCGCCCGCTATGGGTATGGCAATGGCCGCAGCCCCCGCCGCCGGCGGAGCCGCCGCAGCCGCCGAAGAAAAGACCGAATTTACCGTGGTGCTTAAAGCACTTTCCGACCCGGCCAAAAAGATCAGCGTAATTAAGGTCGTGCGCGAATTGACCGGCCTTGGCCTTAAAGAGTCCAAGGATCTGGTTGAAGGCGCCCCTAAAACCGTGAAGGAAAATGTTGACAAGAAATCCGCCGACGAAATGAACAAGAAACTCACCGAGGCCGGCGGCGTGGTTGAGCTTAAGTAA
- the rplJ gene encoding 50S ribosomal protein L10: MKLNKNDKKELSSELSRQLKAKDTVFAAFQGLKFKDTNTLRESLRPARSTFKVVRNTIISHAISGASLDTAGNTITKGPTAVVTIEDPNEIAKVAKTLLAFAKTNPLLKIKGGFSSQKWLSPQDLEKLSQIGSKPELLSQLASLLYNNLAQIRFVLEAPTRDLACALEALREKKAKEAK; the protein is encoded by the coding sequence ATGAAACTTAACAAAAACGACAAAAAAGAACTTTCATCCGAACTTAGCAGGCAGCTGAAGGCCAAAGACACTGTGTTCGCCGCTTTCCAGGGACTTAAGTTCAAGGATACCAATACTCTGCGCGAAAGCCTGCGCCCCGCGAGATCCACCTTTAAGGTGGTCCGCAATACCATTATTTCACACGCCATCTCCGGAGCTTCCCTGGATACCGCCGGCAATACTATCACCAAGGGCCCTACGGCCGTGGTTACCATAGAAGATCCGAACGAGATCGCGAAAGTGGCCAAAACATTGCTCGCTTTCGCAAAAACAAACCCCCTCCTGAAAATAAAGGGCGGTTTCTCTTCGCAGAAGTGGCTTTCTCCGCAGGATCTGGAAAAGCTCTCCCAAATAGGCTCAAAGCCCGAGCTGCTTTCGCAGCTGGCAAGCCTCCTCTACAACAATTTAGCCCAAATCCGGTTCGTTCTCGAGGCTCCTACGCGGGACCTCGCCTGCGCGCTTGAGGCGCTCAGGGAAAAGAAAGCCAAAGAAGCCAAGTAG